A stretch of DNA from Deferribacterota bacterium:
TGCAAATTCAGTTGCAATGATTGCTCCAATTAAGATTGTTTTGCCTGCTCCCATTGCTAAGGCTAATATATAACTTGGATAACTTAATGAAAGCGTTTCTCTTAATGCCTCTAATTTATATTTTTTGACGAAATCATTATCATTTTTTATTCTTTCAAATATTGAGTTTATTCCTTTTCCAGATAGGGCTATTTTTTTCCACTCTTCATCACTTAGTTTAATATTAAGAGCATTCAAAAGATCTTCATCATTATAAAATTTTTTATACAAATCAAAAATATGAGAAGTTCCCTCGACAAGTCTTAAATACCAATAATTTTCAAGAGCTTCAAATTGTGCCTTTCTTAAAAAGCGTAGATTCCCAGTTGATGGGTCAAGATTAAAATCCATTATTTCAGAAATAATAGGATAATCAGATTGATAATTATTTTTTCTCCATTTAAGTGCTTTTGATGTTAACACATTATATAAAGCCATAATTTCTTAACCTTTCATTTAAAACAATTATTTTATTTAGTGAAAGTATATTTAAAATTTACCATATATTATATAAATAATTTATACTTGTCTAGTAACTTAGACTCTATTGGGATAGTTAGTTTAAGGTGACAAAACGTTAAAAATATGTTATAATATAAAA
This window harbors:
- a CDS encoding restriction endonuclease subunit R, translating into MALYNVLTSKALKWRKNNYQSDYPIISEIMDFNLDPSTGNLRFLRKAQFEALENYWYLRLVEGTSHIFDLYKKFYNDEDLLNALNIKLSDEEWKKIALSGKGINSIFERIKNDNDFVKKYKLEALRETLSLSYPSYILALAMGAGKTILIGAIIATEFA